A portion of the Shewanella sp. SNU WT4 genome contains these proteins:
- a CDS encoding ATP-dependent DNA helicase produces MRQSLVEHTAKVFVNGGPLSQHIRNYECRPQQQIMAQAVAKCLSRGKHLLIEAGTGVGKTYSYLAPILLSGQRVIISTGTKNLQEQLVAKDLPALTQMLSLPRDVALLKGRGNYLCQWQLMEQLQASSSLDAQVLDDLLRIHQWQTSSLDGDLDSLQWVSEHSKARDLVRSRADGCQGQRCDYYQACFTRKARAKACEAKLVVVNHHLLLAEHKQVHSDVEPWLPNVDAIVLDEAHQLPDLLARHFARTFSMVKCQQLLNQLAYLGQTQLSDTRALTTCVHAAALSLAAWQQLLIEHYANGNSVNWRHYLASRAICTQMGQLQQQLVQLTELLTALLVNFPELDAYVIGLDELCLDLNAFIETDDSTSAYVVDGLSGAAYAAGLATSNNTAKISLHQIPWQLGHQFQQLLTEQYGADCRLIMTSATLQMHGSLQTFASTLGFTGKYANQVEQVVLDSPFDYGRQALLCVPRQLYDVRHQQSAAQLISICQQAISAADGRTFVLFTSHAMLNQVAARLPSLVSQPVLIQGQGSKSALLDKFRQLGNAVLLGSFSFWEGVDVKGRQLSCVIIDKLPFTPPDDPLLAMKSLQLQLQGQDPFTQLAVPLAAMKLKQGVGRLIRDSRDQGALILCDHRIVNRPYGGALLAALPPMRRTRDLQQALDFLQKI; encoded by the coding sequence TTGCGCCAATCTCTTGTTGAACATACTGCCAAGGTGTTTGTGAATGGCGGCCCGCTTAGCCAGCATATTCGCAATTATGAGTGCCGGCCGCAGCAGCAAATCATGGCGCAAGCTGTGGCGAAATGTTTATCTAGAGGTAAGCATTTACTGATAGAAGCGGGCACAGGTGTGGGTAAAACCTACAGTTATTTAGCGCCGATTTTACTCAGTGGCCAGCGGGTGATTATTAGTACGGGCACTAAAAATCTACAAGAGCAACTGGTCGCTAAAGATTTACCTGCCTTAACCCAAATGCTTAGTTTGCCGCGGGATGTAGCGCTATTAAAAGGTCGCGGCAATTATTTGTGCCAGTGGCAATTAATGGAGCAATTACAAGCATCAAGCTCACTTGACGCGCAGGTGCTTGATGATTTACTGCGAATTCATCAATGGCAAACAAGCAGTCTTGACGGTGATTTAGATAGTTTGCAGTGGGTTTCTGAGCACAGTAAAGCGCGGGACCTAGTGCGCAGCCGCGCAGATGGCTGCCAAGGCCAGCGCTGCGATTACTATCAAGCCTGTTTTACCCGCAAAGCCCGCGCTAAGGCGTGTGAGGCCAAGCTTGTGGTCGTCAATCATCATTTGCTACTCGCTGAACATAAACAAGTGCACTCTGACGTTGAGCCTTGGCTGCCAAATGTTGATGCCATAGTGCTGGATGAAGCCCATCAGTTACCCGATTTATTGGCGCGCCACTTTGCGCGCACGTTTTCCATGGTTAAGTGCCAGCAGCTATTAAACCAATTGGCGTATCTAGGTCAAACGCAGTTAAGTGATACCCGCGCTTTAACCACTTGCGTGCACGCCGCGGCCTTAAGTTTAGCGGCGTGGCAACAATTACTGATTGAGCATTATGCTAACGGCAATAGTGTTAATTGGCGCCATTACTTAGCGAGTCGCGCCATTTGTACGCAGATGGGGCAATTGCAGCAGCAATTAGTCCAACTCACTGAATTATTAACCGCGCTGTTAGTGAATTTCCCCGAGCTTGACGCTTATGTCATTGGCCTTGATGAACTGTGTCTTGATCTTAACGCCTTTATTGAAACTGATGATTCCACCTCGGCGTATGTGGTCGATGGTTTGTCTGGGGCGGCTTATGCCGCTGGATTGGCAACATCTAATAACACTGCCAAAATCAGCTTGCACCAAATCCCGTGGCAATTAGGCCATCAATTTCAGCAACTTTTGACTGAGCAATATGGGGCGGATTGCCGCCTTATCATGACATCGGCCACTTTGCAGATGCATGGCTCGCTCCAAACGTTTGCATCCACCTTAGGTTTTACTGGCAAATATGCCAATCAAGTTGAGCAAGTGGTACTTGATAGTCCATTTGATTATGGGCGCCAAGCCTTATTGTGCGTGCCAAGGCAGCTTTATGATGTCCGCCATCAACAATCAGCGGCGCAGTTAATCAGTATTTGTCAGCAAGCCATTAGTGCTGCCGATGGCCGCACTTTTGTGCTCTTTACCTCGCACGCTATGTTAAATCAGGTGGCGGCGCGCTTGCCAAGTCTTGTGAGTCAACCGGTATTAATTCAAGGGCAGGGCAGTAAATCGGCTTTGCTGGATAAATTTAGGCAGTTGGGCAACGCGGTGTTGCTGGGGAGTTTTAGTTTTTGGGAAGGGGTGGATGTTAAAGGGCGGCAATTAAGCTGCGTGATTATTGATAAATTACCTTTCACGCCGCCAGATGATCCTTTGCTCGCTATGAAGTCCTTGCAATTACAGTTGCAAGGGCAAGATCCCTTTACTCAGTTGGCCGTGCCTTTGGCGGCGATGAAACTAAAGCAAGGGGTAGGGCGCCTGATTCGCGACAGTCGCGATCAGGGGGCGTTGATCTTATGTGACCATCGCATAGTCAATCGCCCTTATGGCGGAGCCTTACTTGCCGCGCTGCCGCCCATGCGGCGCACTCGCGATTTACAGCAAGCCTTAGATTTTTTGCAGAAGATTTAG
- a CDS encoding FUSC family protein, whose translation MTLPNLEPLILRYPAWFHAFRVTFTTALAMLIITFTQVPHGVWALITIIMVMGSVAYLGEVLSKAKQRIIGTLSGAALGLSLYLLPNSDMVLHTSLFLLMLATSIYFTRGKYSYAMLLCALTITLVATAGPGNLDVAWQRTFNVIWGALLAMLASRVLFPIRALHHFHVLNAEILQSAAKAYQAHLAHTQLRQTQLEQITNQQTSAAASVLLAELKTLLTKQISILPHAIKESGVKNEHFAKITEAHKRMLHSLQTLTETQWQQLAPACAAQLQLNQLMFTLASQLPRSMPAKVQAAIPLSSSSPQQTMTLGLIQQADIELLHCNNAMHLGQDIDINLAGYWWLNQELARRFYKLATELALVYQHPVAS comes from the coding sequence ATGACGTTACCTAACTTAGAACCTCTAATTTTACGCTATCCAGCCTGGTTTCATGCCTTTAGGGTAACCTTTACCACAGCACTTGCCATGCTCATCATAACCTTCACCCAAGTGCCTCACGGCGTATGGGCATTAATTACCATTATCATGGTGATGGGCTCAGTCGCTTACTTAGGTGAAGTGTTAAGTAAAGCCAAGCAGCGGATTATTGGTACCTTGTCCGGCGCAGCCTTAGGTTTATCTTTGTATTTATTGCCTAATAGCGACATGGTGCTCCACACCAGTCTGTTTTTATTGATGTTAGCCACCAGCATTTACTTTACCCGCGGTAAATACAGTTATGCCATGTTGCTATGTGCGTTAACTATTACCTTAGTGGCCACCGCAGGACCTGGAAATCTAGACGTTGCCTGGCAGCGTACTTTCAATGTGATTTGGGGCGCGCTGCTTGCCATGCTTGCCAGTCGTGTGTTGTTTCCTATTCGGGCATTGCATCATTTTCATGTGCTCAATGCCGAAATTTTGCAAAGCGCTGCCAAGGCTTATCAAGCGCACTTAGCGCATACCCAGTTACGTCAAACTCAGCTAGAACAAATCACCAATCAACAAACTAGCGCGGCAGCAAGCGTGTTGTTAGCTGAGCTTAAAACCCTACTAACCAAGCAAATCAGCATCTTGCCCCACGCCATTAAAGAAAGTGGCGTAAAAAACGAGCATTTCGCCAAGATCACCGAAGCTCATAAACGTATGCTCCATAGCCTGCAAACCTTAACTGAAACTCAATGGCAGCAATTAGCGCCGGCATGCGCAGCGCAGTTACAACTTAATCAGTTGATGTTTACCTTAGCGAGCCAACTGCCGCGCTCAATGCCAGCAAAAGTTCAAGCAGCAATACCGCTTTCAAGTAGCAGCCCGCAGCAAACTATGACTCTCGGCCTTATCCAGCAGGCTGATATTGAATTGCTGCATTGCAATAATGCTATGCATTTAGGGCAAGACATTGATATTAATTTGGCGGGATATTGGTGGCTTAATCAGGAACTCGCGCGGCGCTTTTATAAGTTGGCCACAGAACTCGCCTTAGTGTATCAGCATCCTGTGGCGAGCTAG
- a CDS encoding DEAD/DEAH box helicase: protein MSFTQLGLSPEITRALSELEYSQPTEIQARAIPEVLAGEHLIAAAQTGTGKTAAFILPLLQMFKDLPAIRPKRIRALVLTPTRELALQIANNINQYSRYLSLTNLAMYGGVDSLPQKKALINGVDILVATPGRLLDMYTQRAVHFDELEVLVLDEADRMLDMGFIDDINQILDRLPQNRQNLLFSATLSKQVRQLVKTVVAHPKEIAITRKQASKDTIEQWLITVDKDKKSALLSHMIKENDWQQALIFIETKQGAAKLVSQLEKRGIYAEAFHSGRSQASREQVLADFSAGKVPFLVATGIAARGIDIAELSRVVNYDLPHQADDYIHRIGRTGRAGLSGEAISFVSMDDFKNLCSIERRLEQLIERREIEGFAPRKVVPVSVLNFEPKNQAPRKPSANQERPVLSESNGTRSKRITKTTGRQGKPVAAASSTPYANSNERRSNPWASTQAESARPERTRSDKPRPAKPATPSSSSSNNSAGMNPWQAASDKFTKE, encoded by the coding sequence ATGTCATTTACACAACTTGGATTAAGCCCAGAAATTACTCGCGCCCTGAGCGAACTTGAATATAGTCAACCGACTGAAATTCAAGCTCGAGCCATTCCAGAGGTGTTAGCCGGTGAACATTTAATCGCGGCAGCCCAAACTGGCACAGGTAAAACGGCGGCGTTTATTCTGCCATTACTCCAAATGTTTAAAGATTTACCGGCGATTAGACCTAAGCGTATCCGCGCCTTGGTATTAACCCCGACCCGTGAATTAGCATTGCAGATAGCCAATAACATCAACCAATACAGCCGCTATTTGTCACTCACCAATTTAGCCATGTATGGCGGCGTAGATTCACTGCCGCAAAAGAAAGCGCTGATTAACGGCGTTGATATTCTGGTGGCAACCCCTGGGCGCTTACTGGACATGTATACTCAGCGCGCTGTGCATTTTGATGAGCTAGAAGTCTTAGTATTAGATGAAGCCGATAGAATGCTGGATATGGGCTTTATTGATGACATCAATCAGATTTTAGATAGATTGCCGCAAAACAGACAAAACCTGCTGTTTTCTGCGACTTTATCTAAGCAAGTGCGTCAATTAGTTAAAACCGTAGTGGCGCATCCCAAAGAGATTGCTATTACTCGTAAACAAGCCAGTAAAGACACCATTGAGCAGTGGTTGATCACGGTTGATAAAGATAAAAAGTCAGCCTTATTAAGCCACATGATCAAAGAAAACGATTGGCAACAAGCGTTAATCTTTATTGAAACTAAGCAAGGCGCGGCCAAGTTAGTGAGCCAGTTAGAAAAGCGTGGCATTTATGCTGAAGCCTTTCATAGCGGCCGCAGTCAAGCCTCGCGCGAGCAAGTATTAGCCGACTTTAGCGCTGGTAAAGTGCCATTTTTGGTGGCGACGGGTATTGCCGCCCGTGGTATTGATATCGCCGAATTATCGCGAGTAGTTAACTATGACTTACCGCATCAAGCCGATGATTATATTCACCGTATTGGCCGCACCGGCCGCGCTGGCTTAAGCGGTGAGGCGATTTCATTTGTCTCTATGGATGATTTTAAGAACCTGTGCAGTATTGAGCGCCGCTTAGAGCAGTTAATTGAGCGCCGTGAAATAGAAGGTTTTGCGCCGCGTAAAGTAGTGCCTGTCTCGGTGCTGAATTTTGAGCCGAAAAATCAGGCGCCGCGCAAACCTAGTGCCAATCAAGAACGCCCAGTGCTGTCTGAATCTAACGGTACTCGCTCTAAAAGAATTACCAAGACCACAGGTCGCCAAGGTAAACCGGTAGCTGCGGCTTCAAGCACGCCTTATGCAAACAGCAATGAGCGTCGCAGTAACCCATGGGCAAGTACTCAGGCTGAAAGCGCTCGTCCTGAGCGAACCCGTTCTGATAAGCCGCGCCCAGCAAAGCCGGCTACGCCATCATCTAGCTCAAGCAATAACAGTGCTGGAATGAACCCATGGCAAGCCGCCAGCGATAAGTTTACTAAAGAGTAA
- a CDS encoding TIGR00341 family protein: MSDSFLLFNADDKQDVTHKVLPCFDIDILPKAWVIEEPAEFPPESRVYAYVDDQLAPSIIEAAVAGGWHLAILPHPNANHARRGFCLQNNLEKAVNGAKAAKAKKVDVLRCNGQVVLSSVLLGRGFNLRPGGQSSLWQERLTKAWDNIIHVNNLLPQRFTFTTANDSSFTTAAIGVVVVEHAIGSMLSRNILPDTHINDGMCHAMILAPRSVMEMISFFITAPFNRVMKQPEFLGLVKTKALTITNGKVMSFDIDGRNQEAEQLVLETDSRSLNLLVGDSLPVSDSAISSKEQRKIDRLPAGEAIMAMAAKHLPLIAHAATEEFKDLYQLLRENATASPAFLTLMVLSTLLATIGLYASSAPVIIGAMILAPLMAPIISLAMALTRQDTNLLTGSLKTLGTGLVMALGFSSFACFIMPMEVITPEIAARLSPNLLDLGVAVISGIAGAYAHARIDAAKSLAGVAIAVALVPPLAVTGIGLGWLDLHVAWGALLLFLTNLAGIVFAAAITFLALGFAPFTRAKKGLGVALIAVAVVSIPLVFSFMRLSEEARIVTSLEGESVGDVTLRHIKARAGNPVELSLQLVSPEALTSSDIDAIKDVIETQLKRDVTLEAQIIVRRQ, encoded by the coding sequence ATGTCCGACAGTTTTTTATTGTTTAATGCCGATGACAAACAAGATGTTACTCATAAAGTATTACCTTGCTTTGACATAGATATTTTACCCAAAGCATGGGTTATCGAAGAGCCTGCAGAGTTTCCTCCTGAGAGCCGCGTGTATGCCTATGTTGATGATCAATTGGCACCGAGTATTATTGAGGCGGCCGTGGCTGGTGGCTGGCATTTAGCCATTTTACCGCACCCTAACGCCAATCATGCTCGGCGCGGTTTTTGTTTGCAAAACAATCTTGAAAAAGCCGTCAATGGGGCAAAAGCCGCTAAAGCTAAAAAAGTCGATGTGCTGCGTTGTAACGGTCAAGTGGTGTTAAGTTCTGTGCTGCTCGGGCGCGGTTTTAACTTACGCCCAGGGGGGCAAAGTAGCCTCTGGCAAGAGCGTTTAACTAAGGCGTGGGATAACATTATTCATGTCAATAACTTATTGCCGCAGCGCTTTACCTTTACCACGGCCAATGACAGCAGTTTTACCACAGCAGCCATTGGGGTGGTTGTGGTTGAACACGCCATCGGATCTATGTTGTCGCGTAATATTTTGCCCGACACCCATATTAATGATGGCATGTGTCACGCCATGATTTTAGCCCCCAGAAGCGTGATGGAAATGATTAGCTTTTTTATCACAGCGCCATTTAATCGGGTGATGAAACAACCTGAGTTTCTGGGGTTAGTGAAAACCAAAGCCCTCACAATCACCAATGGCAAAGTAATGAGCTTTGATATTGATGGCCGTAATCAAGAAGCTGAGCAATTGGTATTAGAAACCGATTCGCGCAGCCTTAACTTGTTAGTTGGCGATTCACTGCCCGTATCTGACAGCGCAATTAGCAGTAAAGAGCAACGTAAAATCGACCGCTTGCCCGCTGGTGAAGCAATAATGGCGATGGCTGCGAAACATCTGCCATTAATCGCGCACGCTGCCACCGAAGAATTTAAGGACTTGTATCAACTGCTTCGGGAAAATGCGACGGCGTCCCCAGCGTTTTTAACCTTAATGGTGCTTTCAACCTTACTTGCCACCATAGGTTTGTATGCGAGCTCTGCCCCTGTGATTATTGGCGCTATGATTTTAGCGCCCTTGATGGCGCCGATTATTTCATTGGCCATGGCGCTCACTCGCCAAGATACCAACCTTTTAACCGGGAGCTTAAAAACCTTAGGCACAGGCTTAGTGATGGCGCTTGGCTTTTCGAGCTTTGCCTGTTTTATTATGCCGATGGAAGTGATTACCCCTGAAATTGCCGCCCGTTTAAGTCCGAATTTATTAGATTTGGGGGTGGCAGTAATATCAGGTATAGCTGGGGCTTATGCGCACGCACGCATAGATGCCGCCAAAAGCTTAGCTGGGGTTGCCATTGCTGTGGCCTTAGTACCGCCACTGGCGGTTACTGGTATTGGTCTTGGTTGGCTTGACCTGCATGTTGCTTGGGGTGCGTTGCTGTTATTTTTAACCAACTTAGCGGGTATTGTGTTTGCAGCGGCCATTACCTTCCTCGCCTTAGGTTTTGCGCCTTTTACGCGCGCTAAGAAAGGCTTGGGCGTCGCCTTGATTGCCGTGGCTGTGGTCAGTATTCCATTGGTGTTCAGTTTTATGCGTTTATCTGAAGAAGCGCGCATAGTCACCAGCTTAGAAGGGGAAAGTGTTGGTGATGTGACGCTGCGCCATATTAAAGCGCGCGCGGGCAATCCGGTGGAATTGTCACTGCAACTGGTCTCGCCTGAGGCATTAACCAGTAGCGATATTGATGCCATTAAAGACGTGATTGAGACCCAGCTTAAGCGTGACGTTACCCTAGAAGCGCAGATCATAGTGCGTCGCCAATAA
- the tsaB gene encoding tRNA (adenosine(37)-N6)-threonylcarbamoyltransferase complex dimerization subunit type 1 TsaB, protein MTRLFSALPPKTILALDTCTEGCSAALLINGQRIARFADAPREHSQRLLPMVDELLVEAGIRLADVDVIAYGRGPGSFTGIRICTSMTQGLALGADLPVVGISTLQTMAQQAIEKNGGTHALVAIDARMNEVYWAEFVAENGVAVLMGTEQVSAPEMVTLTAAIEDTQVCGTGFSAYPQLSERFGVPAETGVLFPEAQYMLPLALKACEQGLATSVDDLAPVYLRDTVAWKKLPGRE, encoded by the coding sequence ATGACTAGACTTTTTTCTGCTTTACCACCAAAAACTATTCTTGCGCTAGATACTTGTACCGAAGGATGCTCGGCGGCATTACTGATTAACGGTCAGCGTATAGCACGTTTTGCTGATGCTCCAAGAGAACATAGCCAGCGGTTATTACCTATGGTGGATGAATTATTGGTTGAAGCTGGCATTCGATTGGCGGACGTTGACGTGATTGCCTATGGCCGCGGCCCTGGCAGTTTTACCGGTATTCGTATTTGTACCAGCATGACCCAAGGCTTAGCTTTAGGGGCTGACTTACCTGTAGTAGGTATTTCTACCCTGCAGACCATGGCGCAGCAAGCCATTGAAAAAAATGGTGGCACTCATGCGCTGGTGGCTATTGATGCCAGAATGAATGAAGTGTATTGGGCTGAATTCGTGGCTGAAAATGGTGTTGCCGTATTAATGGGCACTGAGCAAGTGAGCGCGCCAGAGATGGTGACTTTAACTGCGGCTATTGAAGACACCCAAGTGTGCGGTACAGGTTTTAGCGCCTATCCACAGTTAAGCGAGCGTTTTGGCGTACCGGCAGAAACTGGGGTGTTATTTCCTGAAGCTCAATATATGTTGCCACTAGCCCTTAAGGCTTGCGAGCAAGGGTTAGCAACCAGCGTCGATGATTTAGCGCCTGTGTATTTACGCGATACAGTGGCGTGGAAAAAGTTGCCTGGGCGCGAATAA